A genomic region of Sciurus carolinensis chromosome 7, mSciCar1.2, whole genome shotgun sequence contains the following coding sequences:
- the Klhl31 gene encoding kelch-like protein 31, which produces MAPKKKPVKKNKADINEMTIIVEDSPLNKLNALNGLLEGGNGLSCISSELTDASYGPNLLEGLSKMRQESFLCDLVIGTKTKSFDVHKSVMASCSEYFYNILKKDPSTQRVDLNDISPLGLATVIAYAYTGKLTLSLYTIGSIISAAVYLQIHTLVKMCSDFLIREISVENCMYIVNIAETYSLKNAKAAAQKFIRDNFLEFAESDQFMKLTFEQINELLIDDDLQLPSEIVAFQIAMKWLEFDQKRVKHAADLLSNIRFGTISAQDLVNYVQSVPRMMQDADCHKLLVDAMNYHLLPYHQNTLQSRRTRIRGGCRVLATVGGRPGLTEKSLSRDILYRDPENGWSKLTEMPAKSFNQCVAVMDGFLYVAGGEDQNDARNQAKHAVSNFCRYDPRFNTWIHLASMNQKRTHFSLSVFNGLLYAVGGRNAEGSLASLECYVPSTNQWQPKTPLEVARCCHASAVADGRVLVTGGYISNAYSRSVCAYDPASDSWQELPGLSTPRGWHCAVTLCDRVYVMGGSQVGPRGERVDVLTVECYSPATRQWSYAAPLQVGVSTAGASALHGRAYLVGGWNEGEKKYKKCIQCFNPELNEWTEDDELPEATVGVSCCTLSMPNSVTRESRASSVSSVPVSI; this is translated from the exons ATGGCACCCAAAAAGAAGCCtgtcaaaaagaacaaagcagataTCAATGAGATGACTATAATTGTAGAAGATAGCCCCTTAAACAAACTGAATGCTTTGAATGGGCTCCTAGAAGGAGGCAATGGCCTTAGCTGCATTTCTTCTGAATTAACAGATGCTTCATATGGCCCCAACCTCTTGGAAGGCTTAAGTAAAATGCGGCAGGAGAGTTTCCTCTGTGACTTAGTcattggtaccaaaaccaaatcCTTTGATGTTCATAAGTCAGTGATGGCTTCATGCAGTGAGTACTTCTACAACATCCTGAAAAAAGATCCATCAACTCAAAGAGTGGATCTCAATGATATCTCACCTCTGGGCCTGGCCACTGTCATTGCATATGCCTACACTGGAAAGCTGACCCTCTCCTTGTACACCATAGGAAGCATTATTTCTGCTGCAGTTTATCTTCAGATCCATACTCTTGTAAAGATGTGCAGTGATTTTTTGATTCGGGAGATTAGTGTTGAGAATTGTATGTACATTGTTAACATTGCTGAAACATACTCCCTGAAAAATGCAAAGGCAGCAGCCCAGAAATTTATCCGGGATAACTTCCTTGAATTTGCAGAATCAGATCAATTTATGAAACTTACATTTGAACAAATTAATGAACTTCTTATAGATGATGACTTACAGTTGCCTTCTGAGATAGTAGCATTCCAGATTGCAATGAAATGGTTAGAATTTGACCAAAAGAGAGTGAAACATGCTGCAGATCTTTTGAGCAATATTCGCTTTGGTACCATCTCTGCACAAGACCTGGTGAATTATGTTCAATCTGTACCAAGAATGATGCAAGATGCCGATTGTCACAAACTTCTTGTAGATGCTATGAATTACCACTTACTTCCGTATCATCAAAACACATTGCAGTCTAGGCGAACAAGAATCCGAGGGGGCTGCCGAGTCCTTGCCACTGTTGGAGGACGCCCAGGTCTTACAGAGAAGTCCCTTAGTAGAGACATTTTGTATAGAGACCCTGAAAATGGATGGAGTAAGCTTACAGAAATGCCGGCCAAGAGTTTTAATCAGTGTGTGGCTGTGATGGATGGATTTCTTTATGTAGCTGGTGGTGAAGATCAGAATGATGCAAGAAATCAAGCCAAGCACGCAGTCAGCAATTTTTGCAG ATACGATCCCCGCTTTAACACCTGGATACACCTGGCCAGCATGAACCAGAAGCGCACGCACTTCAGCCTAAGTGTGTTCAATGGGCTCCTTTACGCTGTGGGCGGCCGCAACGCAGAGGGCAGCCTGGCCTCGCTGGAGTGCTATGTGCCCTCCACTAATCAGTGGCAGCCGAAGACGCCCCTGGAGGTGGCGCGCTGCTGCCACGCCAGCGCGGTGGCTGATGGCCGCGTGCTAGTGACCGGCGGCTACATCAGCAACGCTTATTCTCGCTCCGTGTGTGCTTACGACCCGGCCAGCGACTCGTGGCAGGAGCTTCCGGGCCTGAGCACGCCGCGCGGTTGGCACTGCGCTGTCACGCTGTGTGACAGAGTGTACGTAATGGGGGGCAGCCAGGTGGGGCCGCGCGGGGAACGCGTGGACGTGCTGACGGTGGAGTGCTACAGCCCGGCGACCCGCCAGTGGAGCTACGCCGCCCCCCTGCAGGTGGGCGTGAGCACGGCGGGAGCCTCTGCGCTGCATGGCCGCGCCTACCTGGTAGGCGGCTGGAACGAGGGCGAGAAGAAGTACAAGAAGTGCATCCAGTGCTTCAACCCCGAGCTCAACGAGTGGACAGAGGACGACGAGCTGCCAGAGGCCACCGTGGGCGTGTCCTGTTGCACCCTCTCGATGCCCAACAGCGTGACTCGGGAATCCCGAGCCAGCTCGGTGTCCTCAGTGCCAGTCAGCATCTGA